A portion of the uncultured Draconibacterium sp. genome contains these proteins:
- a CDS encoding mechanosensitive ion channel family protein, whose amino-acid sequence MREINEFITNQTGLSAATQHKIIISILILIFLSIIRLLVLRIVWRQTENVKIRYSWKRSLSFIIPFTGLILISAVWIHAFEEFGTFLGLFTAGIAIALKDPLTNLAGWFFIVVRKPFHVGDRVQVGPHTGDVIDIRLFQFTILEIGNWVDADQSTGRIIHLPNGKVFLEPQANFSTGFEYIWNELKVNVTFESNWQKAKDILDNIIHDYSKDIHIKAQKEIQEASKNYMIYYKHLTPIVYTKVIDFGVCLTIRYLCNPRQRRGSENIIWQDILTAFNKETDIQFAYPTTRFYKAGEVTEAQQRNL is encoded by the coding sequence ATGAGGGAGATAAATGAATTTATTACCAACCAAACAGGATTAAGTGCTGCCACCCAGCATAAAATAATTATCTCGATTTTAATCCTGATCTTTCTTTCCATTATCCGCTTGCTGGTGCTGCGTATTGTTTGGCGGCAAACCGAAAACGTAAAAATCCGCTACTCGTGGAAACGCTCCCTCTCGTTTATCATTCCTTTTACCGGCCTAATATTGATCAGTGCGGTTTGGATTCATGCGTTTGAAGAATTTGGAACATTTTTGGGACTATTTACCGCCGGTATTGCTATTGCCTTAAAAGATCCACTGACCAACCTGGCCGGGTGGTTTTTCATCGTTGTACGCAAACCGTTTCATGTTGGCGATCGTGTGCAGGTTGGCCCACACACCGGCGATGTTATTGATATCAGGCTTTTTCAGTTTACCATTCTCGAAATCGGTAACTGGGTAGATGCCGATCAAAGTACGGGCCGCATTATTCATCTGCCCAACGGCAAGGTTTTTCTTGAACCACAGGCCAATTTCAGTACTGGTTTTGAATACATCTGGAACGAACTAAAAGTAAACGTCACCTTTGAAAGCAACTGGCAAAAAGCCAAAGACATTCTGGATAACATCATTCACGATTATTCAAAAGACATCCACATAAAAGCACAAAAAGAAATTCAGGAAGCCAGCAAAAACTATATGATCTATTACAAACACCTCACGCCAATTGTGTATACCAAGGTGATTGACTTTGGTGTGTGTTTAACCATTCGTTATCTTTGTAATCCGCGGCAACGGCGAGGATCAGAAAATATAATCTGGCAAGATATTCTTACCGCTTTCAATAAAGAAACTGATATTCAATTCGCTTATCCGACAACACGTTTTTACAAAGCGGGCGAAGTAACAGAAGCACAGCAACGCAACCTTTAA
- a CDS encoding thioredoxin family protein, with the protein MSKKTVFKTASLTFLLTLIFSGIAFGQNWQTDFQKSLQTAKAEDKPIILVFSGSDWCAPCMKLENEIWSSDEFKNYSAGHFVLYKADFPRKKKNQPDTEQVKANKELAEKYNQKGFFPLVVVLDENGKVLGETGYKKLSPDEYIKHLETFVN; encoded by the coding sequence ATGAGCAAAAAAACCGTTTTCAAAACTGCCTCATTGACTTTTCTACTTACCCTGATTTTTTCGGGTATCGCGTTTGGTCAAAACTGGCAAACCGATTTTCAGAAATCATTACAAACTGCAAAAGCAGAAGACAAACCCATCATCCTGGTATTTTCAGGATCGGATTGGTGCGCACCTTGTATGAAATTGGAAAACGAGATCTGGAGTTCAGATGAATTTAAAAATTATTCGGCCGGGCATTTTGTGCTTTACAAAGCCGATTTTCCGCGTAAGAAAAAGAACCAGCCCGACACCGAGCAGGTAAAAGCGAACAAAGAACTGGCCGAAAAGTACAACCAGAAAGGCTTCTTTCCTCTGGTGGTAGTGCTGGATGAAAACGGCAAAGTGCTGGGCGAAACGGGCTACAAAAAACTCTCGCCCGACGAATACATCAAACATCTTGAAACCTTTGTGAACTAA